One region of Mesobacillus boroniphilus genomic DNA includes:
- a CDS encoding nucleoside triphosphate pyrophosphohydrolase translates to MGKSKVYNKLVRDRIPEIIHRSGKSFNTRKLAYEEYIKELKNKAFEELNEYTQSNNSQEAAEELADLFEVMHSLAEIHGYTFDQIEEIRQRKAEVRGGFRERIYLIDVEE, encoded by the coding sequence ATGGGCAAGTCAAAGGTATATAACAAGCTAGTCCGAGACCGTATACCTGAAATCATTCACCGGTCAGGAAAATCATTTAACACGAGAAAACTAGCATATGAAGAATATATAAAAGAGCTAAAAAATAAAGCATTTGAGGAACTGAATGAGTACACCCAGAGTAACAACAGTCAAGAAGCAGCTGAAGAACTGGCGGATTTGTTTGAAGTAATGCATTCATTAGCAGAAATCCATGGTTATACATTTGATCAAATTGAGGAAATACGTCAACGCAAAGCAGAGGTTAGAGGCGGGTTTAGGGAAAGGATTTATTTGATTGATGTTGAGGAGTAG
- a CDS encoding M20/M25/M40 family metallo-hydrolase, giving the protein MKNNILLARHGLQKEDGIGSSQGIAAQILIRLLEDPSSLENDLTMMNSIHEASREIKSPGPGMLVDPLGGDLPLTDFDPYIRGIVRWLNEVGIHTFGSCDGHGNRPAHIFLKKFPNSKQIEIIKAAVPASVNCRIDGKNVRLAYPQDNQMLLLEMAENLYQVYNNPGYLKNLQAENFKTQLIEWLNIPGASTDERAIRLILRNKLNRLVDHTFIDKKGNLLGFMECGTGPTILLSAHMDTVEEIVPDRKIIEEGTILRSSEGILGADDRAGIVSILSILNRVRKTNFNGTIKVAFTVEEEIGCRGSSGIDMDFIEDVDAAIVIDRRGNRDIVTSNAGFPFCPDEFGRLFEQAGKLSGIEDWQVTPGGISDAKVFANYDIPSVNLSAGYQNEHTDFETVDYLATFETVLLVESLLHNKLIRSEKNSQSIELL; this is encoded by the coding sequence ATGAAAAATAACATTCTGTTAGCAAGACATGGTTTGCAAAAGGAAGATGGCATTGGCTCATCTCAAGGAATTGCTGCACAAATATTAATCCGACTTTTGGAGGACCCTAGTTCATTGGAGAATGACTTAACAATGATGAACTCAATTCATGAGGCTAGCCGAGAAATAAAATCACCTGGTCCAGGAATGCTGGTCGATCCGCTGGGAGGAGATTTGCCGCTGACTGATTTTGATCCTTACATTCGTGGCATCGTTCGCTGGTTAAACGAGGTAGGTATTCATACCTTTGGTTCTTGTGATGGCCATGGTAACCGACCTGCACATATTTTTCTAAAAAAATTCCCGAACAGCAAGCAGATTGAAATCATAAAAGCTGCCGTCCCGGCTAGTGTGAATTGCAGAATTGACGGTAAGAATGTTCGCCTTGCTTATCCGCAAGATAATCAGATGCTACTTCTTGAGATGGCTGAAAATTTATATCAAGTTTATAATAATCCCGGCTACCTTAAAAATCTGCAAGCAGAAAATTTTAAAACTCAGTTAATTGAATGGCTTAACATTCCTGGAGCAAGTACAGACGAAAGAGCAATTCGTTTAATATTAAGAAATAAATTAAACCGCCTTGTAGACCACACGTTTATCGATAAAAAAGGAAACCTTCTCGGCTTTATGGAGTGTGGAACCGGTCCAACCATCCTTCTTTCGGCTCATATGGATACAGTAGAAGAGATTGTCCCTGATCGAAAAATAATCGAGGAAGGCACCATCTTAAGAAGCTCAGAAGGAATTCTTGGGGCAGATGACCGTGCAGGAATTGTATCTATACTTTCGATATTAAATAGAGTACGAAAGACAAATTTCAACGGAACTATAAAAGTGGCTTTTACGGTTGAAGAAGAGATTGGATGCCGCGGCTCAAGTGGAATAGACATGGATTTTATCGAGGATGTTGATGCAGCGATTGTTATTGATCGAAGAGGCAACAGAGATATCGTTACTTCAAATGCCGGATTTCCTTTCTGCCCTGATGAATTCGGTAGGCTGTTTGAACAGGCAGGAAAACTGTCAGGCATTGAAGATTGGCAAGTAACCCCAGGAGGAATCAGCGATGCTAAAGTGTTTGCCAATTATGACATCCCCTCTGTCAACCTGTCAGCCGGATATCAAAATGAGCATACTGACTTTGAAACGGTTGATTATTTAGCAACATTTGAGACTGTATTATTAGTTGAATCTTTGTTGCATAACAAGTTAATTCGATCAGAAAAAAATAGCCAATCAATTGAACTTTTATAA
- a CDS encoding DUF6339 family protein, whose amino-acid sequence MKLKFISDETLMDLRTNYDAYKENYYKKNHHWFDEYFKVEGRGIESSISFEMPIMNLDEDYSVSDKENVKVVYEALKHLTVSQATQERLWSGLAHLQFRDFAFYRLKNELQSGNDIRINTAMFFKNGNKRSLFVHILARLWWVGYMTYDESNRENPYWLTDFFCEKDFSARSVVFFSSNFTSNPNITKGILKSIIKLQNKGISIKRDHFVQANKYLNVVGGAMILDMLTTDEVENMIDKYLAKYYGIEVEQPV is encoded by the coding sequence TTGAAACTTAAATTTATCTCAGACGAAACTTTAATGGATTTAAGGACGAATTATGATGCCTATAAAGAAAACTATTATAAAAAGAATCATCATTGGTTCGATGAATATTTTAAAGTAGAGGGAAGAGGAATAGAGTCTAGTATTTCTTTCGAAATGCCTATAATGAATTTAGATGAAGATTATTCAGTAAGTGACAAAGAGAATGTCAAAGTAGTCTATGAGGCATTAAAGCATTTAACAGTATCACAAGCCACCCAGGAAAGACTTTGGTCAGGATTGGCACACCTGCAGTTTAGAGATTTCGCCTTTTATCGGCTGAAGAATGAATTGCAGAGTGGAAATGATATACGAATCAATACCGCTATGTTCTTCAAAAACGGCAATAAAAGATCACTGTTCGTTCATATCCTGGCACGCTTATGGTGGGTTGGATATATGACATACGATGAATCCAATAGAGAAAATCCTTATTGGCTGACAGACTTCTTTTGTGAAAAGGACTTCTCAGCAAGAAGTGTCGTGTTCTTTTCGAGCAACTTCACATCAAATCCGAACATCACAAAAGGAATACTAAAATCAATAATAAAATTGCAGAACAAAGGCATCAGCATAAAGCGAGATCATTTCGTTCAGGCCAACAAGTATTTGAACGTGGTTGGCGGAGCTATGATTCTGGATATGCTGACGACCGATGAAGTCGAGAATATGATAGATAAGTATTTAGCTAAGTACTATGGGATTGAAGTGGAGCAGCCTGTGTAA